Proteins encoded together in one Neisseria lactamica window:
- the mlaD gene encoding outer membrane lipid asymmetry maintenance protein MlaD, translating into MKKNVLEFWVGLFVLLGAAAVAFLAFRVAGGAAFGGSDKTYAVYADFGDIGGLKVNAPVKSAGVLVGRVGAIGLDPKSYQAKVRLDLDGKYQFSSDVSAQILTSGLLGEQYIGLQQGGDIENLVAGDTISVTSSAIVLENLIGKFMTGFAEKNAADGNDAAKTAE; encoded by the coding sequence ATGAAAAAGAACGTATTGGAATTTTGGGTCGGACTGTTCGTCCTGCTCGGCGCGGCGGCGGTTGCCTTTCTCGCTTTCCGCGTGGCGGGCGGCGCGGCGTTCGGCGGTTCGGACAAAACCTACGCCGTTTATGCCGATTTCGGCGACATCGGCGGTTTGAAGGTCAATGCCCCCGTCAAATCCGCAGGCGTATTGGTCGGACGCGTCGGCGCTATCGGGCTTGATCCGAAATCCTATCAGGCGAAAGTCCGCCTCGATTTGGACGGCAAATATCAGTTCAGCAGCGACGTTTCCGCACAAATCCTGACTTCCGGCCTGTTGGGCGAACAATATATCGGTCTGCAACAAGGCGGCGACATCGAGAATCTTGTCGCAGGCGATACCATTTCCGTTACCAGCTCCGCCATTGTTTTGGAAAACCTGATCGGCAAATTCATGACCGGCTTCGCCGAGAAAAACGCGGCAGACGGCAATGATGCGGCAAAAACCGCCGAATAA
- a CDS encoding MlaC/ttg2D family ABC transporter substrate-binding protein — translation MKKTSLIGALCIGILSIGMAVAAPADAVNQIRQNATQVLGILKSGDAVTARQKAEAYATPYFDFQRMTALAVGNPWRTASDAQKQALAKEFQTLLIRTYSGTMLKFKNANVNIKDNPIVNKGGKEIIVRAEIRLSGQQAVNMDFTTYQNGGKYRAYNVAIEGASLVTVYRNQFGEIIKAKGIDGLIAELKAKNGGK, via the coding sequence ATGAAAAAAACCTCCCTTATCGGCGCACTGTGCATCGGTATCTTGAGCATCGGTATGGCGGTTGCCGCCCCTGCCGACGCGGTAAACCAAATCCGTCAAAACGCCACTCAGGTATTGGGCATCTTAAAAAGCGGCGATGCTGTCACCGCCCGCCAAAAAGCCGAAGCCTACGCGACCCCTTATTTCGATTTTCAACGCATGACCGCACTGGCGGTCGGCAACCCTTGGCGCACCGCGTCCGACGCGCAAAAACAAGCATTGGCCAAAGAATTTCAAACCCTGCTGATCCGCACCTATTCCGGCACGATGCTGAAATTCAAAAACGCCAACGTCAATATCAAAGACAACCCTATCGTCAATAAGGGCGGCAAAGAAATCATCGTCCGCGCCGAAATCAGGCTTTCCGGGCAGCAAGCCGTCAATATGGACTTCACCACCTACCAAAACGGCGGCAAATACCGTGCCTACAACGTCGCCATCGAAGGAGCGAGCCTGGTTACCGTGTACCGCAACCAATTCGGCGAAATCATCAAAGCGAAAGGCATCGACGGGCTGATTGCCGAGTTGAAAGCCAAAAACGGCGGCAAATAA
- a CDS encoding STAS domain-containing protein, whose translation MHTELKNGILHIGGDITVKTLTGEAFERFRQQCRLKETIAVDFGGVKRADSACVSLLLEILRRRKDSIGLTGIPESVRALSELYEIKDWLKS comes from the coding sequence ATGCATACAGAACTCAAAAACGGAATATTGCACATCGGCGGCGACATCACCGTCAAAACCCTGACCGGGGAGGCTTTTGAGCGTTTCCGGCAGCAATGCCGTTTGAAAGAAACCATTGCCGTCGATTTCGGCGGTGTAAAGCGTGCCGATTCCGCCTGCGTGTCGCTGCTGCTCGAAATATTGCGCCGACGCAAAGACAGCATCGGTCTGACCGGCATTCCCGAATCCGTGCGCGCGCTGTCCGAACTGTACGAAATCAAAGACTGGTTGAAATCATGA
- a CDS encoding MlaA family lipoprotein: MKKTAYAVLLLIGFASVPAFAETRPADPYEGYNRAVSKFNDQADRYIFAPAARGYRKVTPKPVRAGVSNFFNNLRDVVSFGSNILRLDIKRASEDLVRVGINTTFGLGGLIDIAGAGGVPDNKNTLGDTFASWGWKNSNYFVLPVLGPSTVRDALGTGITSVYPPKNIVFRTPAGRWGTAAASAVSTREGLLDLTDSLDDAAIDKYSYMRDFYMKVRARQTGATPAEGTEDNIDIDELVESAETGAAETAVQEDSVSETQAEAAGEAETQPGTQP; this comes from the coding sequence ATGAAAAAAACCGCCTACGCCGTCCTCCTGCTGATCGGGTTCGCTTCCGTCCCTGCATTTGCAGAAACCCGCCCTGCCGACCCTTATGAAGGCTACAACCGCGCCGTTTCCAAATTCAACGACCAAGCCGACCGCTACATTTTCGCCCCTGCCGCACGCGGCTACCGCAAAGTCACGCCGAAACCCGTCCGCGCCGGCGTGTCCAATTTTTTTAACAACCTGCGCGACGTAGTCAGCTTCGGCAGCAATATCTTGCGCTTGGACATCAAACGCGCAAGCGAAGACCTTGTCCGTGTCGGCATCAATACCACTTTCGGTTTGGGCGGACTGATCGACATCGCCGGCGCGGGCGGCGTTCCCGACAATAAAAACACCTTGGGCGACACGTTTGCCTCGTGGGGATGGAAAAACAGCAATTATTTCGTGCTGCCCGTCTTAGGGCCGTCCACCGTCCGCGACGCGCTCGGCACGGGCATTACCTCCGTTTACCCGCCCAAGAATATCGTCTTCCGCACCCCCGCCGGACGTTGGGGTACGGCTGCCGCCTCCGCCGTCAGCACCCGCGAAGGCCTGCTCGATTTGACCGACAGCCTTGATGATGCCGCCATCGACAAATACAGTTATATGCGCGATTTCTATATGAAGGTCCGCGCGCGGCAGACCGGTGCAACACCTGCCGAAGGTACGGAAGATAACATCGACATCGACGAATTGGTCGAAAGTGCCGAAACCGGGGCGGCGGAAACTGCCGTTCAAGAAGATTCCGTATCCGAAACACAGGCAGAAGCAGCAGGGGAAGCCGAAACGCAACCCGGAACACAACCCTAA
- a CDS encoding acyl-CoA thioesterase has translation MKLTVRNYHLDGYGHVNNARYLEFLEEARWAFFEERGLLHELAGLILIVARIDIRYSRPAVEGDVLQFSCRLKTPGTRRIVLTQTITLPNGKTAAEADITLMPVHAATQRTVSLPATLARALEALSE, from the coding sequence ATGAAGCTGACCGTCCGCAATTACCATCTCGACGGCTACGGCCATGTCAACAATGCGCGCTACCTCGAATTTCTCGAAGAAGCGCGCTGGGCGTTTTTTGAAGAACGCGGACTGCTGCACGAGTTGGCAGGCCTCATACTGATTGTCGCCCGCATCGACATCCGATACAGCCGTCCCGCCGTCGAAGGCGACGTATTGCAGTTTTCATGCCGTCTGAAAACCCCCGGCACGCGCCGCATTGTGCTGACCCAGACGATTACACTGCCAAACGGCAAAACCGCCGCAGAAGCCGACATCACCCTGATGCCCGTCCACGCCGCCACACAACGCACCGTCAGCCTGCCCGCCACCCTTGCCCGCGCACTGGAAGCCTTGTCCGAATGA
- a CDS encoding peroxiredoxin family protein, giving the protein MKKILTAAAVVLVGILLAAVLIPDSKTAPAFSLPDLHGKTVSNADLQGKVTLINFWFPSCPGCVSEMPKVIKTANDYKNKDFQVLAVAQPIDPIESVRQYVKDYGLPFAVMYDADKAVGQAFGTQVYPTSVLIGKKGEILKTYVGEPDFGKLYQEIDTALAQ; this is encoded by the coding sequence ATGAAAAAAATACTCACCGCCGCCGCCGTCGTCTTGGTCGGCATCCTTCTTGCCGCCGTCCTGATTCCCGACAGCAAAACCGCCCCCGCATTTTCGCTGCCCGACCTGCACGGAAAAACCGTTTCCAACGCCGACCTGCAAGGCAAAGTAACCCTGATTAATTTTTGGTTTCCCTCCTGTCCCGGTTGTGTGAGCGAAATGCCCAAAGTCATCAAAACGGCAAACGACTACAAAAATAAAGATTTCCAAGTCCTCGCCGTCGCCCAGCCTATCGATCCGATAGAAAGCGTCCGCCAATATGTCAAAGACTACGGCTTGCCCTTTGCCGTCATGTATGATGCGGACAAAGCCGTCGGACAGGCGTTCGGCACACAGGTTTATCCGACTTCCGTCCTTATCGGCAAAAAAGGCGAAATCCTCAAAACCTACGTCGGCGAACCCGATTTTGGCAAACTCTACCAAGAAATCGATACCGCGCTGGCGCAATAA
- the rpmE gene encoding 50S ribosomal protein L31: MKQGIHPNYHEVNVTCSCGNKFVTKSAMEKENFNIEVCSLCHPFYTGTQKIVDTTGRVDKFNNKFGNLFKR; encoded by the coding sequence ATGAAACAAGGTATTCACCCGAACTACCACGAAGTCAACGTTACCTGCTCCTGCGGCAACAAATTCGTAACCAAATCCGCGATGGAAAAAGAAAACTTCAATATCGAGGTTTGCTCCCTGTGCCACCCGTTCTATACCGGCACCCAAAAAATCGTCGATACCACCGGTCGCGTGGACAAATTCAACAACAAATTCGGCAACCTGTTCAAACGCTGA
- a CDS encoding CadD family cadmium resistance transporter, with protein sequence MIQNVVTSIILYSGTAVDLLIILMLFFAKRKSRKDIINIYLGQFLGSVSLILLSLLFAFVLDYIPSKEILGLLGLIPIFLGLKVLLLGDSDGEAIAKEGLRKDNKNLIFLVAMITFASCGADNIGVFVPYFTTLNSANLIVALLTFLVMIYLLVFSAQKLAQVSSVGETLEKYSRWFVAVVYLGLGIYILIGNNSFDMLWTVSGREKIL encoded by the coding sequence ATGATTCAAAATGTCGTTACTTCAATAATCCTGTATTCTGGGACAGCCGTAGACTTACTTATTATCCTAATGTTATTTTTTGCCAAAAGGAAAAGCAGAAAAGACATCATTAACATCTATTTAGGACAATTTCTAGGCTCTGTTAGCCTGATATTGCTAAGTTTGCTTTTTGCATTTGTCTTAGATTATATTCCTAGTAAAGAGATTTTAGGTTTGCTCGGCTTGATTCCGATTTTCCTAGGCCTCAAAGTTTTGCTTTTAGGAGATTCCGATGGAGAGGCTATTGCCAAAGAGGGTTTGCGCAAAGATAATAAAAACCTGATTTTTCTAGTCGCTATGATTACTTTTGCAAGTTGTGGCGCTGACAATATTGGTGTCTTTGTCCCATATTTTACTACCTTAAATTCAGCGAATTTGATAGTGGCTTTACTTACCTTTCTAGTCATGATTTATCTCTTGGTTTTTTCTGCCCAAAAATTGGCACAAGTCTCTTCTGTCGGAGAAACTTTGGAAAAATATAGCAGATGGTTTGTTGCCGTTGTTTATTTAGGATTGGGGATATATATCCTGATTGGAAACAACAGTTTTGATATGCTATGGACTGTGTCGGGCCGGGAAAAAATATTATGA
- a CDS encoding ArnT family glycosyltransferase, giving the protein MLTYTPPDARPPAKTHEKPWLLLLMAFAWLWPGVFSHDLWNPDEPAVYTAVEALAGSPTPLVAHLFGNADFGIPPVYLWVAAAFKHLLSPWAADPYDAARFAGVFFAVVGLTSCGFAGFNFLGRHHGRSVVLILIGCIGLIPVAHFLNPAAAAFAAAGLVLHGYSLARRRVIAASFLLGTGWTLMSLAAAYPAAFALMLPLPVLMFFRPWQSRRLMLTAVASLAFALPLMTVYPLLLAKTQPALFAQWLDYHVFGTFGGVRHIQTAFSLFYYLKNLLWFALPALPLAVWTVCRTRLFSTDWGILGVVWMAAVLVLLAANPQRFQDNLVWLLPPLALFGAAQLDSLRRGAAAFVNWFGIMAFGLFAVFLWTGFFAMNYGWPAKLAERAAYFSPYYVPDTDPIPMAVAVLFTPLWLWAITRKNIRGRQAVTNWAAGVTLTWALLMTLFLPWLDAAKSHAPVVRSMEASLSPELKRELSDGIECIGIGGGDLHTRIVWTQYGTLPHRVGDVQCRYRIVRLPQNADAPQGWQTVWQGARPRNKDSKFALIRKTGENILKTTD; this is encoded by the coding sequence ATGCTGACCTATACCCCGCCCGATGCCCGCCCGCCCGCCAAAACCCACGAAAAGCCGTGGCTGCTGCTGTTGATGGCGTTTGCCTGGTTGTGGCCCGGCGTGTTTTCCCACGATTTGTGGAATCCTGACGAACCTGCCGTCTATACCGCCGTCGAAGCACTGGCAGGCAGCCCCACCCCCTTGGTTGCCCATCTGTTCGGGAATGCCGATTTCGGCATACCGCCCGTGTATCTTTGGGTTGCCGCCGCGTTCAAACATTTGCTGTCACCGTGGGCTGCCGACCCGTATGATGCCGCACGCTTTGCCGGCGTGTTTTTCGCCGTTGTCGGGCTGACTTCCTGCGGCTTTGCCGGTTTCAACTTTTTGGGCAGACACCACGGGCGCAGCGTTGTTTTAATCCTTATCGGCTGTATCGGGCTGATTCCGGTTGCCCATTTCCTCAACCCCGCCGCCGCCGCCTTTGCCGCCGCAGGGCTGGTGCTGCACGGCTACTCGCTGGCACGCCGGCGCGTGATTGCCGCCTCTTTCCTGCTCGGTACGGGTTGGACGCTGATGTCGCTGGCGGCAGCTTATCCGGCGGCATTTGCGCTGATGCTGCCCCTGCCCGTGCTGATGTTTTTCCGTCCGTGGCAAAGCAGGCGTTTGATGTTGACGGCAGTCGCCTCGCTTGCCTTTGCCCTGCCGCTGATGACCGTCTATCCCCTGCTCTTGGCAAAAACGCAGCCCGCGCTGTTCGCGCAATGGCTCGACTATCACGTTTTCGGTACGTTCGGCGGCGTGCGGCACATTCAGACGGCATTCAGTTTGTTTTACTATCTGAAAAATCTGCTTTGGTTTGCATTGCCTGCGCTGCCGCTGGCGGTTTGGACGGTATGCCGCACGCGCCTGTTTTCAACCGATTGGGGGATTTTGGGCGTTGTCTGGATGGCTGCCGTTTTGGTACTGCTTGCCGCCAATCCGCAGCGTTTTCAGGACAACCTCGTTTGGTTGCTGCCGCCGCTTGCCCTGTTCGGCGCGGCGCAACTGGACAGCCTGAGGCGCGGCGCGGCGGCGTTTGTCAACTGGTTCGGCATTATGGCGTTCGGACTGTTTGCCGTGTTCCTGTGGACGGGCTTCTTTGCGATGAATTACGGCTGGCCCGCCAAGCTTGCCGAACGCGCCGCCTACTTCAGCCCGTATTACGTTCCTGACACCGATCCCATTCCGATGGCGGTTGCCGTACTGTTCACACCCTTGTGGCTGTGGGCGATTACCCGGAAAAACATACGCGGCAGGCAGGCGGTTACCAACTGGGCGGCAGGCGTTACCCTGACCTGGGCTTTGCTGATGACGCTGTTCCTGCCGTGGCTGGACGCGGCGAAAAGCCACGCGCCCGTCGTCCGGAGTATGGAGGCATCGCTTTCCCCGGAATTGAAACGGGAGCTTTCAGACGGCATCGAGTGTATCGGCATAGGCGGCGGCGACCTGCACACGCGGATTGTTTGGACGCAGTATGGCACATTGCCGCACCGCGTCGGCGATGTACAATGCCGCTACCGCATCGTCCGCCTGCCCCAAAACGCGGATGCGCCGCAAGGCTGGCAGACGGTCTGGCAGGGTGCGCGCCCGCGCAACAAAGACAGTAAGTTCGCACTGATACGGAAAACCGGGGAAAATATATTAAAAACAACAGATTGA
- a CDS encoding glutathione S-transferase N-terminal domain-containing protein — MMTLYSGITCPFSHRCRFVLYEKGMDFEIKDVDIYNKPEDLAVMNPYNQVPVLVERDLVLHESNIINEYIDERFPHPQLMPGDPVMRGRGRLVLYRMEKELFNHVQVLENPAATNKEQAKAREAIGNGLTMLAPSFSKSKYILGEDFSMIDVALAPLLWRLDHYDVKLGKSAAPLLKYAERIFQREAFIDALTPAEKAMRK, encoded by the coding sequence ATGATGACCCTCTATTCCGGCATTACCTGCCCCTTCAGCCACCGCTGCCGCTTCGTTTTGTACGAAAAAGGTATGGATTTTGAAATCAAAGATGTCGATATTTACAACAAGCCCGAAGACCTCGCCGTCATGAACCCGTACAACCAAGTCCCTGTGCTGGTCGAGCGCGATTTGGTGCTGCACGAGTCCAACATCATCAACGAATACATCGACGAACGCTTCCCTCATCCGCAGCTTATGCCCGGCGATCCCGTTATGCGCGGCCGGGGCCGGCTGGTGCTGTACCGTATGGAAAAAGAATTGTTCAACCACGTCCAAGTGTTGGAAAACCCCGCCGCCACCAACAAGGAACAGGCAAAAGCGCGCGAAGCCATCGGCAACGGTCTGACCATGCTCGCCCCTTCGTTCAGCAAAAGCAAATACATTCTCGGCGAAGATTTTTCTATGATTGATGTCGCCCTGGCCCCGCTGCTGTGGCGGCTCGACCACTACGATGTCAAACTGGGCAAAAGTGCCGCGCCGCTGCTCAAATACGCCGAGCGCATCTTCCAACGCGAAGCCTTTATCGACGCGCTGACACCTGCGGAAAAGGCGATGCGCAAATAA
- a CDS encoding ClpXP protease specificity-enhancing factor produces the protein MTTSTKPYILRALCEWCSDNSLTPHILVRVNEHTRVPMQYVRDNEIMLNIGATATQNLQIDNDWISFSARFGGQAHDIWIPVGHVLSIFARETGEGMGFELEEYRPDTPPENTSAETAPRPVKKGLKLVK, from the coding sequence ATGACTACTTCCACCAAACCCTATATCCTCCGCGCACTTTGCGAATGGTGCAGCGACAACAGTCTCACACCGCACATCCTTGTCCGTGTCAACGAACACACGCGTGTCCCCATGCAGTACGTCCGCGACAACGAAATTATGCTCAACATCGGCGCGACCGCCACGCAAAACCTTCAAATCGACAACGATTGGATCAGTTTTTCCGCCCGCTTCGGCGGACAGGCGCACGATATATGGATACCTGTCGGACACGTCCTCAGCATTTTTGCACGGGAGACCGGAGAAGGTATGGGGTTTGAATTGGAGGAGTACCGCCCCGACACGCCGCCTGAAAACACCTCTGCCGAAACCGCGCCCCGACCCGTCAAAAAAGGCTTGAAATTGGTCAAATAA